GTTTCTAATCAGGCATAACTGATCAACAGCCAGATAGCGCGGCAGATAACTTCGGTCGCAGTGTTCTCCCATGGAGGCCGGCTGCAAACACGCCAACTCCGGTCATTCATATAGGGCGGGACCGGCCGAAAACGGCGCATGTCGGCCAAGCCTCTGCCGTTTGCATACGTCTGCTTCTGGGTTGGTCGCCTAAACGTGGCGCACTCCCGCCTGCCGCTTTTCGGCTGGAGGTGACCGAAAGCGGAACGGCCCGAATTGGCCGAAAGCGGTCCGCCGACATTCAGGGGGCAATCGCGAGGAGCGGCCATCGGCTTCCGACCCTGCGGGACGGCGCTCCATCGACAACATAGGATTGGCTATTTCCTGCATACTAGGAACGCGGCTATGTCCTGTCCTGTTGATGCGGCGTTGTCATGTACCGCTGGCCATGATGCCTTGTCCGCTGATCGTGAGTTTTGACCAATTGCACGCGCTCTAAGCGCCTGGTCGTGGGTGGGTTTCACCCTGATCATCGGACCTCGCGTCAGCCAGTCTCCTGCCCTTGCCAACCTCGTGAGCGCGTTGCCGCCGTCGCGCAGACGAACAACATCGGCCTCGGATAGGTGTTGCCGACCTTGGTCATGCCGCCGAGCCGTCCCCATACCCGGATGCACGAGCCCGAGCCATGATGAGAGGATTCGCCCAGACTTGAGGGCGGGGATGGTCACCAGCGCGCTCGACACCAGTGGCTCGACACCGGAGATCTCCTGCAACCGCCGGCCGAGCTCACTTGTACGGCTATTGGCGCGGCGCGCCCGATCGGTCTCGCGAAGATGCGCGAGAATCCGTCGGTGCTGTTCGACGGGCATGGCGAGACATGGTGTAACGCATGTCATCAAGGTGCGCGGACACATGATTCCGGGAGCAGGCGGCAGTTGACCAAGGACGACGACGAGGAAGCGCAGCTGCCGGTCATCGATGCCGATGCCGATGCCGGTGGCGTGTCGTCGGCGTTCCGCGAGATCTGGTCCGATGCCCCGGAGAGCGAGATCTACAAGTTCCTCTCGGTTCGGGTCGCGCCGCGGATCAGCACTCATCTCGCTGCCGTTCTCGAGCTTCAGGAGGCCGACCGGGACGACTGTGTGTCCCAAGCGTTCGAGCGGTTTCGGCCTGCGATCGAGAACCGCGCTAGCGTTAGCAATCCGTATGCCTACGTCTTCACCATTGCGGTCAACGAGGCGCGTCAACTCCTGCGGGCGCGACGCGCCGAGGCAATCGACGACGACTTCGACGTCGATCGTGTTGCGGATTTAGATGTCGACGCATTCCAGCTCGTTGATGCTGGCGAGGCCGGCGAGCCCGATGGGCCGCTTGCGCTTGATCTGATCGAAGACGCGGTGCCCGAGCTGGAGGTCGAGGGGTTCTGGGCGGTCGAGGTCGTGCGCGACGCGGTCGCTGGTCTGCCAATCGGATCGCGTCGGATTCTTGAGCTGCTGATGTTCAAGGATCTGGCGTTCGACCCGGAAAAGCCGGCGGATTTCGCCTACGCCTCCACTGACGCGCCCGTCGATCTCGGAATGAAGGAGGGGGCGTTCCGCACTGCGAAGCATCGCGCCTACGCGAGGCTGCGCGAGGCGATCCCAAGGACAATCGTCGCAATGGGCTTGCAGCCGCCCGAACGCGCCGAAGCCGCCATCTTCCCCAACGGCCGATGGCGCGAGGCCGAGGAGTGATCACGGCTGTAACGCCCTGCATCAAGGAAACGAATGATGGAGAATCCTATGTCCACTCCCGCAAACCTGAACCCTTGGCCGCCGATCCTAGACAGGTATGTGCGCGAGGTCGCCGCGGACGATCGCGACCAGCACCCGCGACGTGTCGTGCGCAAATATCACGGCAACGAGGTGTCGATGTGGCACGGGAAGGTCCATGTCGACGATGTCGATGGCTGGGTCGAGAACGTACGATTGAAACACTATCTGCGCAGCTGGCAATCACGGCGCGGCGACTTCATGGCACGGCCGACGACCGAGGACATCTACGACATCATGATCGATGCGGATCGGCTCGAGACGAAGGACTCATTGAGGCCATTCCAGATCGACCGTCTCGCTCGATCCATCGCTGCCAACGGCATGCAGGAGCCAGTGGTTCTCTTCGTCGGCGACGGCGGCGCGGGCAAGCTGTGGGACGGCAACCGCCGGTTCTACGCGACCAAGCACATCATGCGCGTCGACGGTCTCGCCGACGCCCGCACGGTGGCGAAGTGGATGCCAGCGTTCGTCTATCAGCCTTCGGGCGATCCCGAGCGAGACGCCCGCATTCATAAGGCGATCCTCACGGAGCTGAATTTCAAGGAGAAAGATCACATCCCCTGGCCGTCCTACGTGAAGGCCGGCGAAATCCATGACGTCTACCAACAGCTCGTCCATGAGGATCCGTCTGATCCAAGTTTGCGGCGGCTGGCGCGCCAGCAGATCGCTACGGAATACGGCCTAAAGGGGTGGAGGCAGGCCGATCGCTGGATCAAGATGTACGGCCTCGCAATGGACTTTAAGGAGTATTACGAGACCGAGCACGGCATCGAGGAGACGGAGGTAGAGCTAAAGATTCAAGAGAAGTTTGAGTACTTCGACGAACTCACCAAGCCGGCGGTCTGGGGGAGCCTCAGTCACGATCCAGACGCGCGCGACGAGGTGTTCCGCTGGCTGTGGGACGGCAAGTTCAAGTCGTTCGCCGACGTGCGCTCGGTCCCCAAGATACTGAACGACCCCGTCGCGCGAATACAGGCGAACCAAGACGATGGCGAGGCGGTGAAACGCGCGATCGAGACGGTCATCGTCAACGATCCCGTGCGGGCCAAGGACAAGACCGCCGCGGACGCCAAGATGCGCCAGTTCGCCGAGTGGCTCGCCAGCTTCCGGCCGGACGAGTTCAAGACCCTCGAGGCTGGAACGCTGGAGCAGCTCCAGTCCATGCTCGAGACCGTCACGGCCATGCTGGAAGGACTGCAGGCCCGACGTGCGGCTGCATCAGCGGCGCCCGCCGCCGAGTGAGGGAAGAACTCGTCTCGATCACGCAGGGCCGCGACGGCCGGCTGGCGTTGCGACCGGCCGGCGCCTTGACTATGCGTCGGCTCTCGGCGGCGCTTCGGAACGCCGGCGTCACCTACGAAGCCGAGCCGGGTTCGCCATTCGCCATCGTGAGGGCGGATGCGATCGACGCGGTGCTCCATGGGCTGAAGGGCTGGTCAGTCAAGCTCGCACCCGGCGTCAAGGACTTGGTCGGCGCGGCCGCCGATCGCGAGCAGCGTCACATACGCGCCCTAGCCGTCTGCCGAAGGCTGGCGGAGGATCCCGCCGCCGCACGCGCCGAGCTGGAGGGCTACGCCGGCCTCGACGTGCTGGATCCGCACCAGGTCATAGCGGTCGCGGCGGCCTCTCATCCTGCGGTGGACGGCATCTGCATCTTCGACGAGCAGGGGTTGGGAAAGACTGTCGAGGCGCTGTTCGCGTTCGACCGCCTGCATGAAACCGGGATCGCCGAGAAGGCGGTGATCTTTGCGCCGAAGAACATGGTGCTCGAGTGGATCAGCGACCTCGAAAGATTCTTTCCGGGTCGGTATCGTGCGAGCGCCATCGTTGGCACCGACGCGGAAAAGCGGACGGCGCTCGATGGCCGCGCCGACATCTACGTGACCAACTTCGAGACCGCGAACCGACTCGGTCCCCGTCTGGTCGATGTTCTGGGGTCCGCGGGTCTCCTGATTGTCGACGAGAGTTTCTTCGTGAAGAACGCGAACTCCTTGCGGACTACGTCCGTGAAGCGGATCCGCAGCCAGGCGGCCAGATGCATAGTGTTATGCGGCACGCCGGCACCGAACAGCGCGGCCGATCTCGTCGAGCAGTTCAACATCGCCGACGGCGGTGCGGCTTTCATGGGCATCGAACTCCCAACCGATCCGGCCGAGCTCCGCGAAGTCGTGGGGGAGATCGTCGCCAAGCGCGGGGTGTACCTACGGCGGCTGAAGGCTCAGGTTTTCGAACTCCCCAGCCGCAGCTTCAATCGCATCGAGGTGCCGCTGGAGCCGCGACAGCGTTCGCTGTACGATTCATACAGCGACCACCTGGCGTCCGAGGTCCGAGAAGTATCGAACGAGGAGTTCGCGCGGCGGCGCGCGACCTTCGCGGCGCGCCGCATGGCCCTGCTGCAGATCTGCTCTAACCCCGCCGCCGTCGATCCCGCATACGACGCAGTGCCGGGCAAGCTAGAGGCGCTGGACGAGCTCCTGTTAGAGCTTATCGACCGACGAGGTGAGAAGGTGCTGGTCTGGTCTTTTTTCACCCGGTCGCTAGACGCGATCGTCGCGCGCTATGGCCGCTATCGGCCGGTTCGCATTGATGGCACGGTCACCCGGGCCGAGGATCGGCGCGAAGCGGTGCGCCGGTTCCAGCAGGAGGACGACACGATGCTATTCATCGGCAACCCGGCGGCCGCCGGCGCCGGTCTCACATTGCATAGCGCGCGGCATGCGATCTACGAGTCTATGTCGAACCAAGCGGCCCACTACCTGCAGAGCCTCGATCGCATCCACCGCCGAGGCCAGCAGCGCGAGGTCGAGTATCATGTGCTCCTCGCGTCGCGGACGATCGAGGAAAGCGAGTACGGCAGACTGCTCGCGAAGGAGCTCGCCGCGCAGGATCTCCTGCGTGACGAGGTCGTCGCGCCGGTGACTCGCGAAGGGTTCCTCAGCGATC
This portion of the Sphingomonas sp. LY54 genome encodes:
- a CDS encoding sigma-70 family RNA polymerase sigma factor translates to MTKDDDEEAQLPVIDADADAGGVSSAFREIWSDAPESEIYKFLSVRVAPRISTHLAAVLELQEADRDDCVSQAFERFRPAIENRASVSNPYAYVFTIAVNEARQLLRARRAEAIDDDFDVDRVADLDVDAFQLVDAGEAGEPDGPLALDLIEDAVPELEVEGFWAVEVVRDAVAGLPIGSRRILELLMFKDLAFDPEKPADFAYASTDAPVDLGMKEGAFRTAKHRAYARLREAIPRTIVAMGLQPPERAEAAIFPNGRWREAEE
- a CDS encoding DEAD/DEAH box helicase; amino-acid sequence: MREELVSITQGRDGRLALRPAGALTMRRLSAALRNAGVTYEAEPGSPFAIVRADAIDAVLHGLKGWSVKLAPGVKDLVGAAADREQRHIRALAVCRRLAEDPAAARAELEGYAGLDVLDPHQVIAVAAASHPAVDGICIFDEQGLGKTVEALFAFDRLHETGIAEKAVIFAPKNMVLEWISDLERFFPGRYRASAIVGTDAEKRTALDGRADIYVTNFETANRLGPRLVDVLGSAGLLIVDESFFVKNANSLRTTSVKRIRSQAARCIVLCGTPAPNSAADLVEQFNIADGGAAFMGIELPTDPAELREVVGEIVAKRGVYLRRLKAQVFELPSRSFNRIEVPLEPRQRSLYDSYSDHLASEVREVSNEEFARRRATFAARRMALLQICSNPAAVDPAYDAVPGKLEALDELLLELIDRRGEKVLVWSFFTRSLDAIVARYGRYRPVRIDGTVTRAEDRREAVRRFQQEDDTMLFIGNPAAAGAGLTLHSARHAIYESMSNQAAHYLQSLDRIHRRGQQREVEYHVLLASRTIEESEYGRLLAKELAAQDLLRDEVVAPVTREGFLSDLLAATSMSKAPQANPV